The proteins below come from a single Limosilactobacillus reuteri genomic window:
- the ftsA gene encoding cell division protein FtsA gives MNNSEVYVGLDIGTTSIKALVCESVKGQLKVIGVGVERSAGLNRGVIVDIDKTAQAISAAVAQAEEKSNVEIQSVVVGLPANYLQMQRVHGMITIATRGQSREIVNQDVIDVAREALTQSIPPEREIIDLIPTEFTVDGFSGIKDPRGMVGVRLEMKATLYTGPKTIIHNTKKAVQQAGYDIKDFVITPIATDFNLLNDGEQDFGTVVIDLGGGQTTTSIIHDHQLKYTYVDPEGGKYITKDISTVMNTSLKNAEQLKLNHGYAMASLADEDVQVDVDVVGQNDPVQYSEQYLSEIIEARVRQIFDRIQDKLKAIHAPELPGGVVLIGGVAALPGVKELAEQYFTGNIKVNVPEQMGIRHPRYAVSLALGMYENQLSDIDRLIKQTVQRIDTIKSPHEEKRQVVNQPHQQWTEKSDKLQRSQREAQQQPVTEEPAPKKKKQNGLSNRFKNIFNNLFD, from the coding sequence ATGAATAATTCAGAAGTATACGTTGGATTAGATATTGGAACCACCTCGATCAAGGCACTGGTGTGTGAAAGTGTTAAGGGTCAGTTGAAAGTTATTGGTGTTGGTGTAGAACGATCGGCAGGATTAAACCGAGGAGTTATTGTCGACATTGATAAAACCGCCCAGGCAATTTCGGCGGCGGTAGCACAGGCCGAGGAAAAGTCCAACGTAGAGATTCAAAGTGTTGTAGTTGGCTTACCGGCAAATTACTTACAAATGCAACGAGTACACGGTATGATTACGATTGCAACAAGAGGACAATCAAGAGAGATTGTTAACCAAGACGTAATTGACGTTGCTCGTGAAGCGTTGACGCAAAGTATTCCCCCCGAGCGGGAAATAATTGATTTAATTCCAACAGAATTTACTGTTGATGGCTTTTCTGGTATTAAGGACCCCCGTGGAATGGTTGGTGTCCGTTTAGAAATGAAGGCCACCTTGTATACAGGACCTAAGACCATTATTCATAATACAAAAAAGGCAGTTCAACAGGCAGGATATGACATTAAAGATTTTGTTATTACGCCGATCGCAACAGACTTTAACCTCCTTAATGACGGAGAGCAAGATTTTGGTACTGTTGTTATTGATTTAGGTGGTGGTCAAACAACGACCAGTATTATTCATGATCATCAATTAAAGTATACTTATGTTGATCCTGAGGGTGGGAAATACATTACTAAAGATATTTCTACGGTCATGAATACATCATTAAAAAACGCTGAACAACTTAAGCTAAATCATGGATATGCTATGGCATCCTTAGCCGATGAAGATGTTCAAGTTGACGTTGATGTTGTTGGTCAAAATGATCCTGTCCAATATTCAGAGCAGTATTTATCAGAAATAATTGAAGCACGAGTAAGGCAAATTTTTGATCGTATTCAGGATAAACTTAAGGCTATTCATGCCCCTGAATTACCGGGAGGAGTAGTCTTGATTGGTGGAGTGGCTGCTCTGCCAGGAGTTAAGGAACTTGCTGAACAGTACTTTACTGGTAATATTAAGGTGAATGTTCCAGAACAAATGGGCATTCGTCACCCTCGCTATGCGGTTAGTTTAGCTTTGGGGATGTATGAAAATCAGTTATCAGATATTGATCGATTAATTAAGCAAACTGTTCAACGAATTGATACGATTAAGAGTCCTCATGAAGAAAAAAGACAAGTTGTTAATCAGCCACATCAACAATGGACTGAAAAATCTGATAAATTACAACGTTCACAGCGAGAGGCACAGCAGCAACCAGTTACTGAAGAGCCAGCGCCAAAGAAGAAAAAGCAAAATGGCCTAAGTAATCGGTTTAAAAACATTTTTAATAATTTATTTGACTAA
- the ftsZ gene encoding cell division protein FtsZ codes for MDNETFANDNQFAEAQIKVIGVGGAGGNAVNRMITEKVQGVDFIVANTDLQALNNSQATTKIRLGPKLTKGLGAGSNPEVGEKAAQESEEQIKKALEGADMVFITAGMGGGTGTGAAPVVAKLAKDSGALTVGVVTRPFSFEGPRRARYAAEGLEKLKSNVDTLIIVANNRLLEMIDKKTPMMEAFKEADNVLRQGVQGISDLIVTPGYINLDFADIKTLMSNQGSALMGVGASTGENRATEATKKAISSPLLEVSIDGAQHVLMDITGGKDLSMFEAQEASDVIKQAAGTNVDISFGMSLNESMGDEVRVTVIATGIDKKKKIQQQKPAEKEAPRVTRSIPQEEQPKQRDPFDGWNDPTADTSNQSRNSDNEFSHVTKPEFNVFNDDAANTDDNDDTNLSTPPFFKNRRK; via the coding sequence ATGGATAACGAAACGTTCGCTAACGACAACCAATTTGCGGAAGCGCAAATCAAAGTAATTGGTGTTGGTGGAGCTGGCGGTAATGCCGTCAACCGAATGATCACTGAAAAAGTACAAGGTGTTGACTTTATTGTTGCTAACACCGACCTACAAGCATTAAATAATTCTCAAGCAACAACTAAGATCCGCTTAGGACCTAAATTGACAAAGGGATTAGGTGCTGGTTCAAATCCAGAAGTAGGTGAAAAAGCTGCCCAAGAAAGTGAAGAACAAATTAAAAAGGCTCTTGAAGGCGCAGATATGGTCTTCATTACAGCCGGAATGGGTGGTGGAACTGGTACTGGAGCAGCCCCAGTTGTAGCTAAGCTTGCTAAGGATAGTGGAGCATTAACTGTTGGTGTTGTGACTCGTCCGTTCTCATTTGAAGGACCTCGTCGAGCACGCTATGCTGCAGAAGGACTTGAAAAGTTAAAGTCAAATGTTGATACTTTAATTATCGTTGCTAATAACCGTTTATTAGAGATGATTGATAAGAAGACGCCAATGATGGAAGCATTTAAAGAAGCCGATAATGTTCTTCGTCAAGGTGTACAAGGTATTTCAGACTTAATTGTTACCCCAGGTTACATCAACCTTGACTTTGCTGATATTAAGACATTGATGTCTAATCAAGGTTCTGCCTTAATGGGGGTTGGTGCTTCTACTGGTGAAAACCGTGCTACTGAAGCAACTAAGAAGGCTATTTCTTCTCCATTACTTGAAGTGTCAATTGATGGGGCTCAACATGTCTTGATGGATATTACTGGTGGTAAAGACTTATCAATGTTTGAAGCTCAAGAAGCATCAGATGTGATTAAACAAGCTGCTGGAACTAATGTTGATATTTCATTTGGTATGTCCTTAAATGAATCAATGGGCGATGAAGTTCGCGTTACTGTAATTGCCACTGGAATTGATAAGAAAAAGAAAATTCAACAACAAAAGCCAGCGGAAAAAGAAGCACCACGAGTAACTCGGTCTATTCCACAAGAAGAACAACCAAAGCAACGAGATCCTTTTGATGGTTGGAATGATCCAACAGCCGATACAAGTAACCAATCAAGAAATTCTGATAACGAATTTTCTCACGTTACTAAGCCAGAATTTAACGTATTTAACGATGATGCGGCTAATACGGATGACAATGATGATACTAACTTATCGACTCCACCGTTCTTCAAGAATCGTCGTAAGTAA